The proteins below come from a single Candidatus Neomarinimicrobiota bacterium genomic window:
- a CDS encoding PorV/PorQ family protein — MKKQLIILLVIAVTFSFGQYKGGTTAAQFLKIGIGSRATGMGEAYVAMSQDATGLYWNPAGIAQAGGGEILFQRNNWIADVAINYIGVIFPLYGIGTVGVSITSLTMDDMPVTTELEPDGTGEEFTASDLAMQVSVGRSLTDRFSIGFNAKYIQQNIWHSTATAMAIDVGTLFRTQFNDMRLGMSISNYGSSMTMTGRDGLERYDPAPGFEGNNDAIPVDYSMDAWDLPLIFRVGVAMEVLEMGVTKVTVAVDAIHPNDNYESINLGTEISILDKYFLRAGWKSPFVETNTSLAAADLERREEGFTVGAGFDLPLFGSASGLRFDYAYADFGRLNNTQRFNMSLYF, encoded by the coding sequence ATGAAAAAACAATTGATCATTCTACTTGTTATTGCAGTTACCTTTAGTTTTGGACAGTATAAAGGTGGTACAACGGCCGCTCAGTTCCTCAAGATCGGAATTGGTAGCCGGGCAACTGGCATGGGGGAAGCCTATGTCGCCATGAGTCAGGATGCCACAGGGCTCTATTGGAATCCGGCCGGGATCGCGCAGGCAGGCGGAGGGGAAATCCTGTTCCAGCGTAACAACTGGATCGCTGATGTTGCCATTAACTACATCGGTGTCATCTTTCCGCTTTACGGAATTGGCACAGTGGGTGTCAGTATCACTTCGCTGACCATGGATGATATGCCGGTGACCACTGAACTGGAACCCGATGGAACAGGTGAGGAATTCACCGCCAGCGATCTGGCTATGCAGGTCAGTGTTGGTCGATCCTTGACTGACCGGTTCTCCATCGGCTTTAACGCCAAATATATCCAACAGAATATCTGGCATAGTACGGCCACTGCCATGGCTATCGATGTGGGAACTTTGTTTAGGACTCAATTCAATGATATGCGACTGGGTATGAGCATCTCAAACTATGGCTCCAGCATGACCATGACCGGCCGTGACGGTCTGGAACGCTATGATCCCGCTCCAGGTTTTGAAGGGAATAACGATGCCATACCGGTGGATTATTCCATGGATGCTTGGGATCTGCCCCTCATCTTTCGGGTTGGTGTGGCCATGGAGGTTCTGGAAATGGGCGTTACCAAGGTCACTGTTGCTGTGGATGCCATTCATCCAAATGACAACTATGAATCCATTAACCTGGGGACTGAAATCAGTATTCTGGATAAATATTTTCTGAGAGCCGGTTGGAAATCTCCTTTTGTAGAAACCAATACCAGTCTGGCTGCTGCTGATCTGGAACGCAGAGAAGAAGGTTTTACAGTTGGTGCCGGTTTCGATCTGCCCTTGTTTGGTTCAGCTTCAGGCTTAAGGTTTGATTATGCCTATGCCGATTTTGGCCGGTTGAACAACACACAACGCTTTAATATGAGTTTGTATTTCTAG